One window from the genome of Anopheles merus strain MAF chromosome 3R, AmerM5.1, whole genome shotgun sequence encodes:
- the LOC121597268 gene encoding arginase, hepatic — protein MLPRIALARLVGRTGVTFGAATSSYCTSTSDHSFATIKPKKINYERIGIVGVPFDKGQRKKGVGLGPKAIREAGLIDHIQEISPKLNIKDYGDIQYEALNFQGRKVGNMKKLEHVASCSRNLSHQVTEVLDDDRLCITLGGDHAIAIGSIDGHLHHSKDVAVIWVDAHADLNTNSTSPSGNIHGMPVALLARELCDYWPYIPGMDWQEPIISIKNLAYIGLRSVDPYERAIIEKFGINAFGMREVEKYGIREVMRMALERIDPNGERSLHVSYDIDSLDVLEAPSTGTSVRGGLTLREGIYIMEEAYGTGRLAAVDLVEVNPAIGTPEDVRRTVEAAIHLLVAACGHSRKGDIADTLDLIQK, from the coding sequence ATGTTGCCACGGATAGCTTTAGCGAGGCTGGTAGGCCGCACCGGTGTCACGTTCGGAGCGGCAACCAGCAGCTACTGCACCTCGACGTCCGATCACTCGTTTGCGACTATCAAACCGAAAAAGATCAACTACGAACGCATTGGAATCGTCGGTGTACCGTTCGACAAGGGCCAGCGCAAGAAAGGTGTCGGTTTGGGGCCCAAAGCGATCCGTGAAGCTGGCCTGATCGACCACATCCAGGAGATATCGCCCAAGCTGAACATTAAAGATTACGGTGACATCCAGTATGAAGCGCTCAACTTCCAGGGCCGTAAGGTGGGCAACATGAAGAAGCTGGAGCACGTGGCCAGCTGTAGCAGGAACTTATCGCACCAGGTGACGGAGGTGCTGGATGACGATCGGTTGTGCATAACGCTCGGCGGAGATCATGCGATCGCGATCGGATCGATCGATGGTCATCTGCACCACAGCAAGGATGTGGCGGTGATTTGGGTTGATGCCCATGCGGACCTGAACACCAACTCGACCTCCCCGTCCGGGAACATTCACGGTATGCCGGTGGCGTTGCTTGCCCGCGAGCTGTGCGATTACTGGCCGTACATTCCCGGCATGGACTGGCAGGAGCCGATCATTTCGATCAAGAACCTTGCCTACATCGGGCTGCGGTCGGTCGATCCGTACGAGCGGGCAATCATCGAGAAGTTTGGCATCAACGCGTTCGGCATGCGGGAGGTGGAAAAGTACGGCATCCGGGAGGTGATGCGCATGGCGCTGGAACGGATCGATCCCAACGGTGAGCGGAGTTTGCACGTGAGCTACGACATCGATTCGCTGGACGTGCTGGAAGCACCGAGCACGGGCACAAGCGTCCGGGGCGGACTGACGCTGCGCGAAGGCATCTACATTATGGAGGAAGCGTACGGGACGGGCCGGCTGGCGGCGGTCGATCTGGTGGAGGTGAACCCGGCCATCGGCACACCGGAGGACGTGCGGCGTACGGTGGAAGCGGCCATACATCTACTGGTGGCAGCCTGTGGTCACAGCCGCAAGGGTGACATTGCCGACACGTTGGATTTGATACAGAAGTGA